In Gopherus flavomarginatus isolate rGopFla2 chromosome 5, rGopFla2.mat.asm, whole genome shotgun sequence, one DNA window encodes the following:
- the RASSF10 gene encoding ras association domain-containing protein 10, which yields MGDFPSAGRRGQVAPAPMEPEERKISVWLCQEEKLISGLSRRTTCSDVVRVVLEDNSQRQQLAALQESSGGMLSGPPESYCIVEKWRGFERILPNKTKILRLWAAWGDEQENVRFVLVRSEASLPNTGPRSAEARVVLSKERPCHGLGAARASLALTQEKQRRVVRKAFRKLAKINKKRQQPLAKEASSAERMETLVHLVLSQDHTIRQQIQRLRELDREIDRYEAKIHLDRMKRHGVNYVQDTYLVGASSCELEASRELEPGPSPDGAAGQLEEYARKCQEVLQLQEQRTRQEELLEHLASEIQEELNERWMKRRREELAAAKGSSSSLSEPECNTTELSGGAGSERHVEQERVKTQLSTSLYIGLRLSTDLEAIKTDLDYTQRAREDKERELQRLLETLNTLDFADTQAAAQILLPEDRAPGSPALHEAGLGTPVGSSDLWDGQARGRCKACEENDEDSDTGLSSMHSQDSDSVPVCESLV from the coding sequence ATGGGGGATTTCCCCTCTGCTGGGAGGCGCGGCCAGGTGGCCCCAGCCCCGATGGAGCCGGAGGAGAGGAAGATCTCGGTGTGGCTCTGCCAGGAGGAGAAGTTGATCTCTGGCCTCTCCAGACGCACCACTTGCTCCGACGTGGTGCGGGTGGTGCTGGAGGACAACAGCCAGCGGCAGCAGCTGGCCGCCCTGCAGGAGTCCAGCGGGGGGATGCTCTCGGGCCCCCCCGAGTCCTACTGCATCGTGGAGAAGTGGAGGGGCTTCGAGAGGATCCTGCCCAACAAGACCAAGATCctgaggctctgggctgcctggggGGACGAGCAGGAGAACGTCCGCTTCGTGCTGGTCCGCAGCGAGGCGTCCCTGCCCAACACGGGGCCCCGCAGCGCCGAGGCCAGGGTGGTGCTGAGCAAGGAGCGCCCCTGCCATGGCCTCGGGGCGGCCCGGGCCAGCCTGGCGCTCACGCAGGAGAAGCAGCGCCGGGTGGTGAGAAAAGCCTTCCGGAAACTGGCCAAGATCAACAAGAAGCGGCAGCAGCCGCTGGCCAAGGAGGCGTCCTCGGCGGAGAGGATGGAGACCCTGGTGCACCTGGTGCTGTCGCAGGACCACACCATCCGCCAGCAGATCCAGCGGCTCCGGGAGCTGGACCGGGAGATCGACAGGTACGAGGCTAAGATCCACCTGGACCGCATGAAGCGGCACGGCGTGAACTACGTGCAGGACACCTACCTGGTGGGGGCCAGCAGCTGCGAGCTGGAGGCGAGCCGGGAGCTGGAGCCGGGCCCGAGCCCGGACGGGGCggctgggcagctggaggagtACGCGAGGAAGtgccaggaggtgctgcagctgcaggagcagcggACGCGGCAGGAAGAGCTGCTGGAGCACCTGGCCAGCGAGATCCAGGAGGAGCTGAACGAGCGCTGGATGAAGCGGCGCCGGGAGGAGCTGGCCGCGGCCAAGGGCTCCAGTTCCAGCCTGTCCGAGCCCGAGTGCAACACCACGGAGCTGAGCGGCGGGGCCGGCAGCGAGCGCCACGTGGAGCAGGAGCGCGTGAAGACCCAGCTGAGCACCAGCCTCTACATCGGGCTCCGGCTGAGCACGGATTTAGAGGCGATCAAAACGGACCTGGATTACACGCAGCGCGCCCGCGAGGACAAGGAGCGGGAGCTGCAGCGCCTGCTCGAGACGCTGAACACCTTGGACTTCGCGGATACCCAGGCGGCAGCTCAGATCCTCCTCCCCGAGGACCGCGCTCCCGGCAGCCCTGCCTTGCACGAAGCTGGGCTGGGGACTCCAGTGGGCAGCTCAGACCTCTGGGATGGCCAGGCCAGGGGGCGGTGCAAGGCCTGCGAGGAGAACGATGAGGACTCGGATACAGGACTGAGCTCCATGCACAGCCAGGACTCTGACTCTGTCCCAGTCTGTGAATCGCTGGTATAG